A genome region from Geodermatophilus bullaregiensis includes the following:
- the purF gene encoding amidophosphoribosyltransferase, with translation MPRGDGRLTHALDPSAPGPQDACGVFGVWAPGEEVAKLTYFGLYALQHRGQEAAGIAVSDGASVVVYKDLGLVSQVFDESTLGSLRGHLAVGHTRYSTTGASTWENAQPTFRTTDAGTGLALCHNGNLVNTAELAGKAADAGVPGAFVATNDSDLVTALIAARPDVSVEAAAMEVLPQLRGAFSLTFMDEDTLYAARDPQGVRPLVLGRLERGWVVASETAALDIVGASVVREVEPGELLAIDENGLRSQHFAPAEPKGCVFEYVYLARPDTTISGRGVHAARVEIGRRLAGEHPVEADLVIPVPESGTPAAVGYAEASGIPYGLGLVKNSYVGRTFIQPSQTIRQLGIRLKLNPLRDVIRGKRLVVVDDSIVRGNTQRALIRMLREAGAVEVHVRIASPPVKWPCFYGIDFASRAELIANGLDVDGVRASINADSLGYVSEQGLIAATEQPASRLCTACFTGEYPIPLGETGVLGKHVLEGIGRTPMPRISDARGGERAVSGWTGQQAGSPAVPGGADDALRRP, from the coding sequence GTGCCTCGCGGTGACGGACGGCTGACGCACGCCCTCGACCCCTCTGCTCCCGGTCCCCAGGACGCCTGCGGCGTCTTCGGCGTCTGGGCGCCGGGGGAGGAGGTCGCCAAGCTGACCTACTTCGGCCTGTACGCCCTCCAGCACCGCGGGCAGGAGGCAGCGGGCATCGCGGTGTCGGACGGCGCGTCGGTCGTCGTCTACAAGGACCTCGGGCTGGTCAGCCAGGTCTTCGACGAGTCGACGCTGGGCAGCCTGCGCGGGCACCTGGCGGTGGGTCACACCCGCTACTCCACGACTGGCGCCTCCACCTGGGAGAACGCCCAGCCGACGTTCCGCACCACCGACGCCGGCACCGGCCTGGCGCTGTGCCACAACGGCAACCTGGTGAACACCGCCGAGCTGGCCGGCAAGGCCGCCGACGCGGGCGTGCCGGGGGCGTTCGTCGCCACGAACGACTCCGACCTGGTCACCGCGCTGATCGCCGCCCGCCCGGACGTGTCGGTCGAGGCCGCCGCCATGGAGGTGCTCCCGCAGCTGCGCGGCGCCTTCAGCCTCACGTTCATGGACGAGGACACCCTCTACGCCGCCCGCGACCCGCAGGGCGTGCGCCCCCTGGTGCTCGGCCGGCTCGAGCGCGGCTGGGTGGTCGCCAGCGAGACGGCGGCGCTGGACATCGTCGGGGCCTCCGTCGTCCGCGAGGTCGAGCCCGGCGAGCTGCTGGCCATCGACGAGAACGGCCTGCGCAGCCAGCACTTCGCGCCCGCCGAGCCCAAGGGCTGCGTCTTCGAGTACGTCTACCTCGCCCGGCCCGACACCACGATCTCCGGCCGGGGCGTGCACGCCGCCCGCGTCGAGATCGGCCGGCGGCTGGCCGGGGAGCACCCGGTCGAGGCCGACCTGGTCATCCCGGTCCCCGAGTCCGGCACGCCGGCCGCCGTCGGGTACGCCGAGGCCTCCGGCATCCCCTACGGGCTGGGCCTGGTGAAGAACTCCTACGTCGGGCGGACCTTCATCCAGCCCAGCCAGACGATCCGGCAGCTCGGCATCCGGCTCAAGCTCAACCCGCTGCGCGACGTGATCCGCGGCAAGCGGCTGGTCGTCGTCGACGACTCGATCGTGCGCGGCAACACCCAGCGGGCGCTGATCCGGATGCTGCGCGAGGCCGGCGCCGTCGAGGTGCACGTGCGCATCGCCTCGCCGCCGGTGAAGTGGCCCTGCTTCTACGGCATCGACTTCGCCAGCCGCGCCGAGCTCATCGCCAACGGTCTCGACGTCGACGGCGTGCGCGCCTCCATCAACGCCGACTCGCTGGGCTACGTCTCCGAGCAGGGCCTCATCGCCGCCACCGAGCAGCCGGCCAGCCGGCTGTGCACCGCCTGCTTCACCGGCGAGTACCCGATCCCGCTGGGGGAGACCGGCGTGCTCGGCAAGCACGTGCTCGAGGGCATCGGCCGCACGCCGATGCCCCGGATCTCCGACGCCCGCGGCGGCGAGCGCGCGGTCAGCGGCTGGACCGGCCAGCAGGCCGGCAGCCCCGCGGTGCCCGGCGGCGCCGACGACGCGCTGCGCCGTCCGTGA
- a CDS encoding MBL fold metallo-hydrolase has translation MTARIDKAVVSGVFSLDGQDFDVDNNVWLVGDDDEVLVIDAPHRADPIIEAIGGRTVTAIVLTHGHNDHITAAVDLRAATGAPIWFHPADTMLWDVVYGEVHPEARPDEALAEGTRFRVAGTSLTALHTPGHSPGSTCLHAPDLAAVFTGDTLFSGGPGATGRSFSDHPTILNSIRSRLLTLHGDTVVHTGHGDDTRISAEMGNVH, from the coding sequence ATGACCGCCCGCATCGACAAGGCCGTGGTCAGCGGGGTGTTCAGCCTCGACGGGCAGGACTTCGACGTCGACAACAACGTCTGGCTGGTCGGCGACGACGACGAGGTGCTCGTCATCGACGCCCCGCACCGCGCCGACCCGATCATCGAGGCCATCGGCGGGCGGACGGTGACGGCGATCGTGCTCACCCACGGGCACAACGACCACATCACCGCCGCGGTCGACCTGCGCGCGGCCACCGGCGCGCCGATCTGGTTCCACCCCGCCGACACGATGCTGTGGGACGTGGTCTACGGCGAGGTGCACCCCGAGGCCAGGCCGGACGAGGCGCTGGCCGAGGGGACCCGGTTCCGGGTCGCCGGGACGTCGCTCACCGCGCTGCACACCCCCGGCCACTCCCCGGGCAGCACCTGCCTGCACGCACCCGACCTGGCCGCCGTCTTCACCGGCGACACGCTCTTCTCCGGCGGGCCGGGCGCCACCGGGCGCTCCTTCAGCGACCACCCGACGATCCTGAACTCCATCCGCAGCCGGCTGCTGACCCTGCACGGCGACACCGTCGTGCACACCGGACACGGCGACGACACCCGGATCTCCGCCGAGATGGGCAACGTGCACTGA
- a CDS encoding S-(hydroxymethyl)mycothiol dehydrogenase, protein MAYEVRGVVARGKGAPVSVETILVPDPGPGEAVVDVQACGVCHTDLHYREGGINDEFPFLLGHEAAGTVAAVGEGVTNVAVGDFVVLNWRAVCGQCRACLKGQLHYCFDTHNAAQKMTLADGTELSPALGIGAFVEKTLVHSGQCTKVDPSAPATAAGLLGCGVMAGVGAAINTGAVQRGESVAVFGCGGVGDAAIAGAKLAGATTIVAVDVDDRKLEWAKAFGATHTVNSRTTDAVEAVKGHTNGFGVDVAIDAVGRPEVFEQAFYARDLAGRVVLVGVPTPDMQLTLPMIELFGRGGALKSSWYGDCLPSRDFPLLVDLYRQGRFPLEDFVSETIGIDEVEQAFDKMHKGEVLRSVVVF, encoded by the coding sequence ATGGCTTATGAGGTGAGGGGCGTCGTCGCCCGCGGCAAGGGAGCTCCGGTCAGCGTCGAGACGATCCTCGTCCCCGACCCCGGGCCCGGTGAGGCGGTCGTCGACGTGCAGGCGTGCGGGGTCTGCCACACCGACCTGCACTACCGCGAGGGCGGCATCAACGACGAGTTCCCGTTCCTGCTCGGCCACGAGGCCGCCGGGACCGTGGCCGCGGTCGGGGAGGGCGTCACCAACGTGGCCGTCGGGGACTTCGTCGTCCTCAACTGGCGCGCGGTGTGCGGGCAGTGCCGCGCCTGCCTGAAGGGGCAGCTGCACTACTGCTTCGACACCCACAACGCCGCGCAGAAGATGACCCTGGCCGACGGCACCGAGCTCTCACCCGCGCTGGGCATCGGCGCGTTCGTGGAGAAGACGCTGGTCCACTCCGGGCAGTGCACCAAGGTCGACCCGTCCGCCCCGGCCACCGCCGCCGGGCTGCTGGGCTGCGGCGTGATGGCCGGCGTCGGCGCGGCGATCAACACCGGTGCGGTGCAGCGCGGCGAGAGCGTGGCGGTGTTCGGCTGCGGCGGCGTCGGGGACGCCGCGATCGCCGGCGCGAAGCTGGCCGGGGCGACGACGATCGTCGCCGTCGACGTCGACGACCGGAAGCTGGAGTGGGCGAAGGCGTTCGGCGCCACCCACACCGTCAACAGCCGGACCACCGACGCGGTCGAGGCCGTCAAGGGCCACACGAACGGGTTCGGGGTCGACGTGGCCATCGACGCCGTCGGCCGCCCGGAGGTCTTCGAGCAGGCCTTCTACGCCCGCGACCTGGCCGGCCGCGTCGTGCTGGTCGGCGTCCCCACCCCGGACATGCAGCTCACCCTGCCGATGATCGAGCTGTTCGGCCGCGGCGGGGCGCTGAAGAGCTCCTGGTACGGCGACTGCCTGCCCAGCCGGGACTTCCCGCTGCTGGTCGACCTCTACCGGCAGGGCCGCTTCCCGCTCGAGGACTTCGTCTCCGAGACCATCGGCATCGACGAGGTGGAGCAGGCCTTCGACAAGATGCACAAGGGCGAGGTCCTGCGCTCGGTGGTCGTCTTCTGA
- a CDS encoding OFA family MFS transporter: protein MSKPTDRPARSPARRSPVALPGFLQRERIVARPGFNRWLIPPAALAVHLCIGQAYATSVYKNALVEHFAVSQTAIGIVFSIAIVMLGLSAALFGTWVDRNGPRAAMFTAACFWVSGFLVGGLGIETQQLWLLYLGYGVLGGIGLGIGYISPVSTLIKWFPDRPGLATGMAIMGFGGGALIASPLSRQLMSYYDPGYDGTAGTVPNGEAVAALFFTFAALYLVFMMFGAAIVRVPADDWRPTGFDPSTVKQKALVTTESVSAANAIKTPQFWLLWTVLFCNVTAGIGILEQAAPMIQDFFRSGDTSTVAATAAAGFVGVLSLFNMAGRFVWSSTSDFIGRKPIYMVYLGVGLLLYVALATIGNSATWVFVLLAAVIISFYGGGFATVPAYLRDLFGTYQVGAIHGRLLTAWSAAGVAGPLIVNSVLDTQGEPGTLVAANYRPALFIMVGLLAVGFVANLLVKPVASKWHEPHATTPATARANPERSAAR, encoded by the coding sequence GTGAGCAAGCCCACGGACCGGCCGGCCCGGTCCCCGGCCCGGAGGTCCCCCGTGGCGCTACCCGGCTTCCTGCAGCGCGAGCGCATCGTCGCCCGCCCCGGCTTCAACCGGTGGCTGATCCCGCCGGCCGCCCTCGCCGTGCACCTGTGCATCGGCCAGGCGTACGCGACCAGCGTGTACAAGAACGCACTGGTCGAGCACTTCGCGGTGTCGCAGACCGCGATCGGCATCGTCTTCTCGATCGCCATCGTGATGCTGGGCCTGTCCGCCGCCCTGTTCGGCACCTGGGTCGACCGCAACGGGCCGCGCGCGGCGATGTTCACCGCGGCGTGCTTCTGGGTGTCCGGCTTCCTGGTCGGCGGCCTGGGCATCGAGACCCAGCAGCTGTGGCTGCTCTACCTCGGCTACGGCGTCCTGGGCGGCATCGGCCTGGGCATCGGCTACATCTCGCCGGTCTCCACGCTGATCAAGTGGTTCCCCGACCGCCCGGGGCTGGCCACCGGCATGGCGATCATGGGCTTCGGCGGCGGTGCGCTCATCGCCTCGCCGCTGTCCCGCCAGCTGATGAGCTACTACGACCCGGGCTACGACGGCACGGCCGGCACGGTGCCCAACGGCGAGGCCGTCGCGGCGCTGTTCTTCACCTTCGCCGCGCTCTACCTGGTCTTCATGATGTTCGGCGCCGCCATCGTCCGGGTGCCCGCCGACGACTGGAGGCCGACCGGGTTCGACCCCTCGACGGTCAAGCAGAAGGCCCTGGTCACCACCGAGAGCGTCTCGGCCGCCAACGCCATCAAGACGCCGCAGTTCTGGCTGCTGTGGACGGTGCTGTTCTGCAACGTCACCGCGGGCATCGGGATCCTCGAGCAGGCCGCGCCGATGATCCAGGACTTCTTCCGCAGCGGGGACACCTCGACGGTCGCCGCCACCGCGGCTGCCGGCTTCGTCGGCGTGCTGTCGCTGTTCAACATGGCCGGCCGGTTCGTGTGGTCCTCGACGTCGGACTTCATCGGCCGCAAGCCGATCTACATGGTCTACCTCGGCGTCGGCCTGCTGCTCTACGTCGCGCTGGCCACCATCGGCAACAGCGCCACGTGGGTGTTCGTGCTGCTCGCCGCGGTGATCATCTCCTTCTACGGCGGCGGGTTCGCGACCGTCCCGGCCTACCTGCGCGACCTGTTCGGCACCTACCAGGTGGGCGCCATCCACGGCCGGCTGCTCACCGCGTGGTCGGCCGCCGGCGTCGCCGGCCCGCTGATCGTCAACAGCGTCCTGGACACCCAGGGCGAGCCGGGGACCCTGGTGGCGGCCAACTACCGGCCGGCGCTGTTCATCATGGTCGGCCTGCTCGCCGTCGGGTTCGTCGCGAACCTGCTCGTCAAGCCGGTGGCCAGCAAGTGGCACGAACCGCACGCCACCACCCCTGCCACCGCCCGCGCCAACCCCGAACGGAGCGCCGCCCGATGA
- a CDS encoding MFS transporter small subunit, which yields MSTPLSKQSTDGQSPVHTPTGLIALAWTLVGVPLAYGLYQTVKTATTLFTG from the coding sequence ATGAGCACCCCGCTGTCGAAGCAGTCCACCGACGGGCAGTCGCCCGTGCACACCCCGACCGGACTGATCGCGCTCGCCTGGACCCTGGTCGGCGTCCCCCTGGCCTACGGCCTCTACCAGACGGTGAAGACCGCGACCACGCTGTTCACCGGCTGA
- a CDS encoding sterol carrier family protein codes for MPAQQPIPAEELRAAVDAVRPWLAGEAELPPRAVLGAAVRTSTRWLAQQVPGRSVELRVPPHVAVQLVPGPRHTRGTPPNVVETDAATWLRLATGELTWARALADGQVSASGNRADLGPHLPLPPLRRP; via the coding sequence ATGCCCGCGCAGCAGCCCATCCCCGCCGAGGAGCTGCGCGCCGCCGTCGACGCCGTCCGCCCGTGGCTGGCCGGGGAGGCCGAGCTGCCGCCCCGCGCGGTGCTCGGTGCGGCCGTGAGGACCAGCACCCGCTGGCTGGCCCAGCAGGTGCCCGGCCGGTCGGTGGAGCTGCGGGTGCCGCCGCACGTCGCCGTCCAGCTGGTCCCCGGCCCGCGGCACACGCGCGGCACGCCGCCCAACGTCGTCGAGACCGACGCCGCCACCTGGCTGCGGCTGGCGACGGGGGAGCTCACCTGGGCGCGGGCGCTCGCCGACGGGCAGGTGAGCGCGAGCGGCAACCGCGCCGACCTGGGCCCGCACCTGCCGTTGCCGCCGCTGCGCCGGCCCTGA
- the purL gene encoding phosphoribosylformylglycinamidine synthase subunit PurL produces the protein MSVDTVELAAKTPDDEQPWAELGLKSDEYLRIRDILGRRPTTAELAMYSVMWSEHCSYKSSKVHLRRFGDLPRSEALLVGIGENAGVVDVGDGYAVTFKVESHNHPSYVEPYQGAATGVGGIVRDILTMGARPVAVMDSLRFGRADAADTARVLPGVVAGVGGYGNCLGLPNIGGELLFDECYAGNPLVNALCVGVMRHEDVRLAKAEGVGNKVVLFGARTGGDGIGGVSVLASETFDEEGPAKRPSVQVGDPFTEKLLIEACLEIFREDLVTGIQDLGGAGLSCATSELASAGTGGMHVDLDAVPLRDSTLTPAEILMSESQERMCAIVEPAKVAQFLAVCRRWDVLATVIGEVTDGDRLTVDWHGERIVDVPPRTVAHEGPVYERPMQRPADLDDLQADDPAALPRPETPEELTAHWLAVVASPDGADKTWVTEQYDRYVRGNTVLAQPDDAGVVRIDEESSRGIALALDGNARFARLDPYTGAQLNLAEAYRNVAVSGARPLAVTNCLNFGSPEEPEVMWQFAEAVRGLADACRDLGLPVTGGNVSLYNQTGDVAINPTPVIGVLGVHDDVRKRVPTGWRAGGETVLLLGETRPELGGSAWASVVHGHLGGRPPAVDLEAERSLGELLGALGREDLVTSAHDLADGGLAQALAESALRYGTGATLRLGGPGDVDAFTALFSESGARAVVTTTDPETVRTTAEWAGVAVTELGTTGGDALVVQDVATLPLAELRAAWTATLPALFGTPEATVGAVPAGAVPTS, from the coding sequence ATGAGCGTCGACACCGTCGAGCTCGCCGCGAAGACCCCGGACGACGAGCAGCCCTGGGCCGAGCTGGGCCTGAAGTCCGACGAGTACCTGCGCATCCGCGACATCCTCGGCCGCCGGCCCACCACCGCCGAGCTGGCCATGTACTCGGTCATGTGGAGCGAGCACTGCTCCTACAAGAGCTCGAAGGTGCACCTGCGCCGCTTCGGCGACCTGCCGCGCAGTGAGGCGCTGCTGGTCGGCATCGGCGAGAACGCCGGCGTGGTCGACGTCGGCGACGGCTACGCGGTCACCTTCAAGGTCGAGTCGCACAACCACCCCAGCTACGTCGAGCCCTACCAGGGCGCGGCCACCGGCGTCGGCGGCATCGTCCGCGACATCCTCACCATGGGCGCCCGCCCGGTCGCCGTCATGGACAGCCTCCGCTTCGGCCGGGCCGACGCCGCCGACACCGCGCGCGTGCTGCCCGGCGTCGTCGCCGGCGTCGGCGGCTACGGCAACTGCCTGGGCCTGCCCAACATCGGCGGCGAGCTGCTCTTCGACGAGTGCTACGCCGGGAACCCGCTGGTCAACGCGCTGTGCGTCGGGGTCATGAGGCACGAGGACGTGCGGCTGGCCAAGGCCGAGGGCGTGGGCAACAAGGTCGTCCTGTTCGGCGCGCGGACCGGCGGGGACGGCATCGGCGGCGTGAGCGTGCTGGCCAGCGAGACCTTCGACGAGGAGGGGCCGGCCAAGCGCCCGAGCGTGCAGGTGGGCGACCCGTTCACCGAGAAGCTGCTCATCGAGGCCTGCCTGGAGATCTTCCGCGAGGACCTCGTCACCGGCATCCAGGACCTCGGCGGCGCGGGGCTGTCCTGCGCGACGTCGGAGCTGGCCAGCGCCGGGACCGGCGGCATGCACGTGGACCTGGACGCCGTCCCGCTGCGCGACTCCACCCTGACGCCCGCCGAGATCCTCATGAGCGAGTCGCAGGAGCGCATGTGCGCGATCGTCGAGCCGGCCAAGGTGGCGCAGTTCCTCGCCGTCTGCCGCAGGTGGGACGTGCTGGCCACCGTCATCGGTGAGGTGACCGACGGCGACCGGCTGACCGTGGACTGGCACGGCGAGCGCATCGTCGACGTCCCGCCGCGCACGGTCGCCCACGAGGGCCCGGTCTACGAGCGGCCGATGCAGCGCCCCGCCGACCTCGACGACCTGCAGGCCGACGACCCCGCCGCCCTGCCGCGCCCGGAGACGCCCGAGGAGCTCACCGCGCACTGGCTGGCCGTCGTCGCCAGCCCCGACGGCGCGGACAAGACGTGGGTCACCGAGCAGTACGACCGCTACGTCCGCGGCAACACCGTGCTGGCCCAGCCCGACGACGCCGGCGTCGTGCGCATCGACGAGGAGTCCTCCCGCGGCATCGCCCTGGCCCTCGACGGCAACGCCCGCTTCGCCCGCCTCGACCCCTACACCGGGGCGCAGCTCAACCTGGCCGAGGCCTACCGCAACGTCGCGGTGAGCGGCGCGCGTCCGCTGGCGGTCACGAACTGCCTGAACTTCGGCTCACCGGAGGAGCCCGAGGTCATGTGGCAGTTCGCCGAGGCCGTGCGCGGCCTGGCCGACGCCTGCCGCGACCTGGGCCTGCCGGTCACCGGCGGCAACGTGAGCCTCTACAACCAGACCGGCGACGTCGCGATCAACCCGACGCCGGTCATCGGCGTCCTCGGCGTGCACGACGACGTCCGGAAGCGGGTGCCCACCGGCTGGCGGGCCGGCGGCGAGACGGTGCTGCTGCTCGGCGAGACCCGGCCGGAGCTCGGCGGCTCGGCGTGGGCGTCGGTCGTGCACGGCCACCTCGGCGGCCGCCCGCCGGCGGTCGACCTCGAGGCGGAGCGGTCGCTGGGCGAGCTGCTCGGCGCGCTCGGCCGGGAGGACCTGGTCACCTCCGCCCACGACCTCGCCGACGGCGGCCTGGCCCAGGCGCTGGCCGAGTCGGCGCTGCGGTACGGCACCGGCGCCACGCTGCGGCTGGGCGGGCCCGGGGACGTCGACGCCTTCACCGCCCTGTTCAGCGAGTCCGGCGCGCGCGCCGTCGTCACCACGACCGATCCCGAAACGGTCCGCACCACGGCCGAGTGGGCCGGCGTCGCGGTCACCGAGCTGGGGACGACGGGCGGGGACGCCCTGGTGGTGCAGGACGTCGCGACCCTGCCGCTGGCCGAGCTGCGGGCCGCCTGGACCGCCACGCTGCCCGCGCTGTTCGGCACCCCGGAGGCCACGGTGGGCGCGGTCCCGGCGGGCGCTGTCCCGACCAGCTGA
- the purQ gene encoding phosphoribosylformylglycinamidine synthase subunit PurQ encodes MRIGVITFPGSLDDVDAARAVRLAGAEPVALWHADHDLRDVDAVVLPGGFSYGDYLRAGAIAARAPMMRDVVDRARQGMPVLGICNGFQVLCEAGLLPGALTRNSHLHFRNRDQLLRVERADTAWTSSYAEGQTIVVPVKNGEGRYVAAPAELERLEGEGRVAVRYVGGNPNGSLRDIAGVTSEDGRVVGLMPHPEHAVEDLTGPSTDGLGFFTSVLTAVVSA; translated from the coding sequence GTGCGCATCGGTGTCATCACCTTCCCGGGCTCCCTGGACGACGTCGACGCCGCCCGCGCGGTGCGCCTGGCCGGTGCCGAGCCCGTCGCGCTCTGGCACGCCGACCACGACCTGCGGGACGTCGACGCCGTCGTCCTGCCCGGCGGCTTCTCCTACGGCGACTACCTACGGGCCGGCGCCATCGCCGCGCGGGCGCCGATGATGCGCGACGTCGTCGACCGGGCGCGGCAGGGCATGCCCGTCCTCGGCATCTGCAACGGCTTCCAGGTGCTCTGCGAGGCCGGCCTGCTGCCCGGCGCGCTCACCCGCAACAGCCACCTGCACTTCCGCAACCGCGACCAGCTGCTGCGCGTCGAGCGCGCCGACACCGCGTGGACGTCGTCCTACGCGGAGGGCCAGACGATCGTCGTCCCGGTCAAGAACGGCGAGGGCCGCTACGTCGCCGCGCCGGCCGAGCTCGAGCGGCTGGAGGGTGAGGGGCGGGTCGCCGTCCGCTACGTCGGCGGCAACCCCAACGGCAGCCTGCGCGACATCGCCGGCGTCACCAGCGAGGACGGCCGCGTCGTCGGCCTCATGCCGCACCCCGAGCACGCCGTCGAGGACCTCACCGGCCCCAGCACCGACGGCCTGGGCTTCTTCACCAGCGTCCTGACGGCGGTCGTGAGCGCATGA
- the purS gene encoding phosphoribosylformylglycinamidine synthase subunit PurS: protein MPQVVVDVVLKPEISDPQGQAVLGALGRLGHTRVTGVRQGKHFVLDVEGTPDEAELTQIAETLLANPVIEDVELHLPTD from the coding sequence GTGCCGCAGGTGGTCGTCGACGTCGTCCTCAAGCCGGAGATCTCCGACCCGCAGGGGCAGGCGGTGCTGGGCGCGCTCGGCCGGCTGGGCCACACCCGGGTGACCGGCGTCCGCCAGGGCAAGCACTTCGTCCTCGACGTCGAGGGCACCCCCGACGAGGCGGAACTGACGCAGATCGCCGAGACGCTGCTGGCCAACCCGGTCATCGAGGACGTCGAGCTGCACCTCCCCACCGACTGA
- a CDS encoding DUF559 domain-containing protein — MALEGGTTERQLRHPAVVRLSRDTYLPRSLAAETSARFAAVLLTAPPGAVLSHHTAAALWGIEVPLQVTAVTPVHVTVPMGSRAESRRDRSVHRTPLPEDDATRRAGMPVTTPARTWRDLAAVLQPSALLAVTDQLLARWCGRVELERQLARRPTGRGSARARAVLPVADPRAESPMESVLRWLLHEARLPAPQLQYVVRDAHGRTAARADLAWPERRLLVEFDGDVHRQRDVFVNDLRRQNRLVAAGWTVLRFTSADVLGRPDDVIAEIRRALR; from the coding sequence ATGGCTCTCGAGGGTGGCACCACCGAGCGGCAGTTGCGGCACCCGGCGGTGGTGCGGCTCTCCCGGGACACCTACCTCCCGCGGTCCCTGGCGGCGGAGACGAGCGCCCGCTTCGCCGCCGTGCTGCTGACCGCCCCGCCGGGCGCCGTGCTCAGTCACCACACCGCCGCAGCACTGTGGGGCATCGAGGTCCCGCTGCAGGTCACCGCCGTGACACCGGTCCACGTCACCGTGCCGATGGGCTCCCGGGCGGAGAGCCGGCGGGACCGCAGCGTCCACCGGACGCCGCTGCCCGAGGACGACGCCACCCGGCGCGCGGGCATGCCGGTCACGACGCCTGCGCGGACCTGGCGTGACCTCGCCGCGGTGCTGCAGCCGTCCGCACTGCTCGCCGTGACCGACCAGCTGCTCGCGCGGTGGTGCGGCCGGGTCGAACTCGAGCGACAGCTGGCCCGCCGTCCCACGGGCCGCGGGTCCGCGCGAGCCCGCGCCGTCCTCCCCGTGGCCGATCCGCGTGCCGAGTCGCCGATGGAGTCGGTCCTGCGGTGGCTGCTCCACGAGGCGCGGCTGCCGGCGCCGCAACTGCAGTACGTCGTCCGCGATGCCCACGGGCGGACGGCCGCCCGTGCCGACCTGGCCTGGCCCGAACGGAGGCTGCTCGTCGAGTTCGACGGGGACGTGCACCGTCAGCGGGACGTCTTCGTGAACGACCTGCGCCGGCAGAACCGCCTGGTGGCGGCGGGGTGGACGGTCCTCCGGTTCACCTCCGCCGACGTCCTCGGCCGCCCGGACGACGTCATCGCGGAGATCCGCCGGGCGCTGCGCTGA
- a CDS encoding alpha/beta fold hydrolase yields the protein MRTRAGIAYRSGGSGGDLLLLLHGLGATGAVWNRLLPLVERSWPGSWAVPDLRGHGGSPAEPPHGYAVHAADVASVAVACGAERVTVLGHSFGGVVGAVLAGGWYGLEVTRVVALGVKIDWTDDEVARARSLAARPPQVFATAAEAAERHLRLAGLSALVAPDDPVALAGVREVDGGWAPALDPRAFGAVGPSVEQVLARAVAPLRLAAGSSDPMVGLPAMRRVDPSAVLLEGAGHNAHWENPDAVWRLLAP from the coding sequence ATGAGGACGCGGGCCGGCATCGCGTACCGCTCCGGCGGGTCGGGCGGGGACCTGCTCCTGCTGCTGCACGGGCTGGGCGCGACGGGCGCCGTGTGGAACCGGCTGCTGCCGCTGGTCGAGCGTTCCTGGCCCGGCTCCTGGGCGGTGCCGGACCTGCGCGGGCACGGCGGGTCCCCGGCCGAGCCGCCCCACGGGTACGCGGTGCACGCCGCCGACGTCGCCTCGGTCGCGGTGGCCTGCGGGGCCGAGCGGGTGACCGTGCTGGGGCACTCGTTCGGCGGCGTCGTCGGCGCGGTGCTCGCCGGCGGCTGGTACGGCCTGGAGGTCACCCGCGTCGTCGCGCTCGGCGTGAAGATCGACTGGACGGACGACGAGGTCGCGCGGGCCCGGTCGCTGGCCGCCCGCCCGCCGCAGGTGTTCGCCACCGCCGCCGAGGCCGCCGAGCGGCACCTCCGGCTGGCGGGGCTGAGCGCCCTGGTCGCGCCGGACGACCCGGTCGCGCTGGCCGGCGTCCGCGAGGTCGACGGCGGCTGGGCGCCGGCGCTGGACCCGCGCGCGTTCGGCGCCGTCGGCCCGTCGGTCGAGCAGGTCCTGGCGCGGGCGGTGGCGCCGCTGCGGCTGGCGGCGGGCTCGTCCGACCCGATGGTGGGCCTGCCCGCGATGCGCCGCGTGGACCCGTCCGCGGTGCTCCTCGAGGGCGCCGGCCACAACGCCCACTGGGAGAACCCCGACGCCGTCTGGCGGTTGCTGGCGCCCTGA